A DNA window from Bradyrhizobium barranii subsp. barranii contains the following coding sequences:
- a CDS encoding acyl-CoA thioesterase domain-containing protein, translated as MTNMPFFTRDGDTYHPTEVANGPWDPKSLHGRVIVGLLGFAIEERHSGPEFVPARLTVDMFRLPTIDKPIEVTTRLVRDGLRIRVVEAEFVSGGVSMARASCQLLRKTQNPDGNVWSPPNWDVPKPDDIPKPTDPRLGMNGKWTTRPIVGHMGSLGPRRLWMSEVRELVAGVPMTPFVHVAVGADFASPFANAGDNGLGYINSDVTIYLHRLPVTNWIGFDVVNHQATDGVAIGECWLYDEQGPIGTATVAALAQRKPMANPSKR; from the coding sequence ATGACAAACATGCCTTTCTTCACCCGCGACGGCGATACATACCATCCGACGGAAGTGGCCAACGGTCCCTGGGATCCGAAATCGCTGCACGGACGCGTCATCGTCGGACTGCTCGGCTTCGCCATCGAGGAGCGCCATTCCGGCCCCGAATTCGTCCCCGCGCGGCTCACGGTCGACATGTTTCGGCTGCCGACCATCGACAAGCCGATCGAGGTGACGACGCGGCTGGTGCGCGACGGACTACGCATTCGCGTGGTCGAGGCCGAATTTGTCTCCGGCGGCGTCAGCATGGCGCGTGCCTCGTGCCAGCTGCTGCGCAAAACGCAGAATCCGGACGGCAACGTCTGGTCGCCGCCGAACTGGGATGTGCCGAAGCCGGATGACATTCCCAAGCCCACCGATCCCAGGCTCGGCATGAACGGCAAATGGACGACGCGGCCGATCGTCGGCCATATGGGCTCGCTCGGTCCGCGCCGGCTCTGGATGAGCGAGGTGCGCGAGCTCGTGGCCGGCGTGCCGATGACGCCGTTCGTGCATGTCGCTGTCGGCGCCGATTTCGCAAGCCCCTTTGCGAACGCCGGCGACAACGGGCTCGGCTACATCAACAGCGACGTGACGATCTATCTGCATCGCCTGCCGGTGACGAACTGGATCGGCTTCGACGTGGTCAATCACCAGGCGACCGACGGTGTCGCGATCGGCGAATGCTGGCTCTACGACGAGCAAGGCCCGATCGGCACCGCCACCGTCGCCGCGCTGGCGCAGCGCAAGCCGATGGCGAATCCGTCGAAGCGGTAA
- the rpmI gene encoding 50S ribosomal protein L35, which produces MPKLKTKSGAKKRFKVTATGKVMHAQRGKRHGMIKRTKKQIRQLRGTRVLFKTDGDNVKKYFLPNA; this is translated from the coding sequence ATGCCCAAGCTGAAGACCAAATCGGGCGCTAAAAAGCGCTTCAAGGTGACTGCTACCGGCAAAGTGATGCACGCCCAGCGCGGCAAGCGTCACGGCATGATCAAACGGACGAAGAAGCAGATCCGTCAGCTGCGCGGCACTCGCGTGCTGTTCAAGACCGACGGCGACAACGTCAAGAAGTACTTCTTGCCGAACGCCTGA
- a CDS encoding alpha/beta hydrolase — protein sequence MSNAIPEAVLGFIDVGEGPSARRIAVRSRAGRGPGLVWLGGFKSDMQGSKAVALDAWAADHGRAAVRFDYSGHGESGGDFADGTIGSWLEDSGAVFERFCDGPQVLIGSSMGGWMALLLAREIRKRASKASLAGLVLIAPAPDFTEELMWKNFSPAVKKEIETKGFWLRPSDYGDGSPYPITRNLIEEGRNHLLLGSAIDLGCPVRILQGAQDPDVPWQHAFALTHRLPADDVVLTMIQDGDHRLSRSQDIARILAAVAEIG from the coding sequence ATGAGCAATGCAATTCCTGAAGCCGTGCTCGGCTTCATCGATGTGGGCGAGGGCCCGTCCGCACGCAGGATCGCGGTGCGCAGCCGCGCCGGTCGAGGACCCGGACTGGTCTGGCTCGGCGGGTTCAAGTCGGACATGCAGGGCAGCAAGGCCGTGGCGCTGGATGCCTGGGCCGCGGACCACGGCCGCGCCGCGGTCCGGTTCGACTACTCCGGCCATGGCGAATCCGGCGGCGATTTCGCCGATGGAACCATCGGAAGCTGGCTCGAGGACAGCGGGGCGGTGTTCGAGCGGTTCTGCGACGGCCCGCAGGTTCTGATCGGTTCCTCCATGGGCGGCTGGATGGCGCTGCTGCTCGCGCGCGAGATCAGGAAGCGGGCCAGTAAAGCGTCGCTTGCGGGCCTAGTGCTGATCGCGCCGGCACCCGACTTCACCGAGGAGCTGATGTGGAAGAATTTTTCGCCCGCGGTGAAGAAAGAAATCGAGACCAAGGGCTTCTGGCTGCGGCCGTCGGACTATGGCGATGGCTCGCCCTATCCGATCACGCGGAATCTGATCGAGGAAGGCCGCAATCATTTGCTGCTCGGCAGCGCCATCGATCTCGGCTGTCCCGTCCGCATCCTCCAGGGCGCGCAGGATCCGGATGTGCCCTGGCAGCACGCATTCGCGCTGACGCATCGCCTGCCGGCCGACGACGTCGTGCTGACCATGATCCAGGACGGCGATCACCGCCTCTCCCGCTCGCAGGACATCGCCCGCATTCTTGCCGCGGTGGCCGAGATCGGGTGA
- a CDS encoding nuclear transport factor 2 family protein, with translation MTATTMLRTFCDAVEQRNGKAFADLFTEDGVYHDVFYGAFEGREKIAAMVDDWFYRTATDFRWDMHDPVTDGTTLYARYTFSYRSTLPEANGARAMFEGVAIMTLRDGRIVSYHEVANTAPAFVDLKFAPERIAKIVGKQGAELKARPEMKRHLA, from the coding sequence ATGACCGCCACCACGATGCTGCGCACCTTTTGCGACGCCGTCGAACAGCGTAACGGAAAAGCCTTCGCGGATCTCTTCACCGAGGACGGCGTCTATCACGACGTCTTCTACGGCGCCTTCGAAGGCCGCGAAAAGATCGCAGCGATGGTCGACGACTGGTTCTATCGCACGGCGACCGATTTCCGCTGGGACATGCATGATCCCGTCACCGACGGCACCACGCTCTATGCGCGATACACCTTCAGTTATCGCTCGACCCTGCCGGAAGCGAACGGCGCGCGGGCGATGTTCGAGGGCGTCGCGATCATGACGCTGCGCGACGGCAGGATCGTGAGCTATCACGAGGTCGCCAACACCGCGCCGGCGTTCGTCGATCTGAAGTTTGCGCCGGAACGGATTGCGAAGATCGTCGGCAAGCAGGGCGCCGAGCTGAAAGCGCGGCCGGAGATGAAGCGGCACCTGGCGTAG
- a CDS encoding undecaprenyl-diphosphate phosphatase — protein MSDAIRAVILGIIEGVTEFLPVSSTGHLLLAERFFHLGEGAFWDSFTVLIQLGAILAIVVLYFKKLWDVAIGMFTGDAYARRFVIGVLVAFLPAVIVGLVAGKYIKSLLFNPWVVCFSLIVGGAILLWVDRLDLKAREHDATRFPLLMYLYIGIAQCIAMIPGVSRSGASIVAAMFLGADKRAAAEFSFFLAIPTMIGAFAYDFYKNRSEMTMDHMGIVAIGFVVSFITAIIVVKTFLSYVTRHGFAVFAWWRVIVGTLGLIALALGR, from the coding sequence ATGTCAGACGCAATACGGGCAGTGATCCTCGGCATCATCGAGGGTGTGACCGAGTTCCTTCCCGTGTCCTCGACCGGCCACCTTCTGCTCGCGGAGCGCTTCTTCCATCTCGGCGAAGGCGCGTTCTGGGATTCGTTTACCGTTCTGATCCAGCTCGGCGCGATCCTCGCGATCGTTGTGCTGTACTTCAAGAAATTGTGGGACGTCGCGATCGGCATGTTCACCGGCGACGCCTATGCGCGCCGCTTCGTGATCGGCGTGCTGGTGGCGTTCCTGCCCGCGGTCATCGTCGGTCTCGTCGCCGGCAAATACATCAAGAGCCTGCTGTTCAATCCCTGGGTCGTGTGCTTCTCGCTGATCGTCGGCGGCGCCATCCTGCTGTGGGTCGATCGGCTCGATCTCAAGGCGCGCGAGCATGACGCCACCCGCTTTCCGCTGCTGATGTATCTCTATATCGGCATCGCGCAGTGCATCGCGATGATCCCGGGCGTGTCGCGCTCCGGCGCCAGCATCGTCGCCGCGATGTTTCTGGGCGCCGACAAGCGCGCGGCGGCGGAGTTCTCGTTCTTCCTCGCCATCCCCACCATGATCGGCGCGTTCGCCTACGATTTCTACAAGAACCGCTCCGAGATGACGATGGACCACATGGGCATCGTCGCGATCGGCTTCGTGGTGTCGTTCATCACCGCGATCATCGTGGTGAAGACGTTCTTGAGCTACGTCACCCGCCACGGCTTCGCGGTGTTCGCCTGGTGGCGCGTCATCGTCGGCACGCTCGGCCTGATCGCGCTGGCGCTCGGCCGTTAA
- a CDS encoding complex I NDUFA9 subunit family protein: MASNLETLVTVFGGSGFLGRNVVRALCRRDYRVRVAVRRPELAGYLQPSGKVGQVHTVQANLRYPASVEAALRDSHVVINLVGILTEGGAQSFDAVQARGAETVAKAAAAAGARLVHVSAIGADAESPSRYAKAKAAGEAAVLAAVPSATIFRPSVMFGPEDQFTNRFAALARMSPVLPLIGSETRMQPVYVGDVATAIADAVDGKAKAGATYELGGPEVLTMREIIEAILAITDRKRALVPLSFGLARFQANFLQFAPGALKLTPDQVTLLEHDNVVSEAAKAAGLTLEGLGIAADSLEAIAPQYLWRFRAAGQFQRMSV, translated from the coding sequence ATGGCATCGAATCTGGAAACTCTCGTCACGGTTTTCGGCGGATCGGGGTTTTTGGGCCGGAATGTCGTCCGCGCGCTGTGCCGGCGGGACTACCGGGTCCGCGTCGCGGTGCGGCGGCCGGAACTGGCCGGGTACCTCCAGCCGTCCGGCAAGGTCGGGCAGGTCCACACCGTGCAGGCGAATCTGCGCTATCCGGCGTCGGTCGAGGCGGCGCTGCGTGATTCGCATGTCGTGATCAATCTGGTCGGCATCCTCACCGAGGGCGGCGCGCAGAGCTTTGACGCCGTCCAGGCCAGGGGCGCCGAGACCGTCGCCAAGGCAGCGGCCGCCGCCGGCGCGCGCCTGGTGCATGTCTCCGCGATCGGCGCCGATGCGGAATCGCCCTCGCGCTATGCCAAGGCCAAGGCGGCCGGCGAGGCGGCGGTGCTGGCCGCGGTGCCCTCGGCCACCATCTTCCGTCCCTCCGTGATGTTCGGCCCCGAGGACCAGTTCACCAACCGTTTTGCCGCGCTGGCGCGGATGTCGCCGGTGCTGCCGCTGATCGGCAGCGAGACCAGGATGCAGCCGGTCTATGTCGGCGACGTCGCCACCGCGATCGCGGATGCGGTCGACGGCAAGGCCAAGGCGGGCGCGACCTACGAGCTCGGCGGTCCGGAAGTGCTGACCATGCGCGAGATCATCGAGGCCATTTTGGCCATCACCGACCGCAAGCGGGCGCTGGTCCCGCTGTCGTTCGGCCTTGCTCGCTTCCAGGCCAACTTCCTGCAATTCGCGCCGGGCGCGCTGAAGCTTACGCCGGACCAGGTCACGCTGCTCGAGCACGACAATGTCGTGTCGGAGGCGGCCAAGGCGGCGGGGCTGACGCTGGAAGGCCTCGGCATTGCCGCGGATTCGCTGGAGGCCATCGCCCCGCAATATCTCTGGCGTTTTCGCGCGGCCGGGCAGTTCCAGCGAATGAGCGTTTGA
- a CDS encoding FAD-binding oxidoreductase, with amino-acid sequence MTLVSGWGRFPVVDSELLRPRSFEAVGEAVVTGSVARGNGRAYGDAAIGAIRTVAMTGFDRVRSFDPVTGRIRLEAGVLLSDLIDTFGPRGFLPFVVPGTRFVSVGGAIAADVHGKNHHCEGGFGRYVDSILLRTGQGETIEASREQNSDAFFATVGGMGLTGVILEATMRLRPVETGWIRERVISASDLDAAMRALDAGDSATYSVAWIDCAARGSDLGRSLIYLGEHARTGEIADGAGAFPAGKNPGLAVPVDLPSMTLNRYSIRAFNELYYRMGARRAGGGHVVSLYPYFFPLDSIADWNRIYGRRGFLQHQCVIPELGARAVLGEILDRVARRGDASFLAVLKKLGQGDGILSFPLPGYTLALDFPVKGDILNFLDEIDRLVVAAGGRLYLAKDARQSRATFEAGYPALRRFNAIRKSLDPAGTIRSKLSQRLFDEV; translated from the coding sequence ATGACCCTCGTCAGCGGCTGGGGGCGTTTCCCGGTCGTCGATAGCGAGCTGCTGCGGCCGCGGTCGTTCGAGGCCGTGGGCGAAGCCGTGGTGACGGGCTCCGTGGCCAGGGGCAATGGCCGCGCCTATGGCGATGCCGCGATCGGCGCCATCAGAACCGTCGCGATGACGGGGTTCGACCGGGTCCGGTCGTTCGATCCCGTGACCGGGCGCATCCGCCTCGAAGCCGGCGTGCTGCTGTCAGACCTAATCGACACCTTTGGTCCGCGCGGTTTCCTGCCCTTCGTGGTTCCCGGAACGCGCTTCGTCTCGGTCGGCGGTGCCATTGCCGCCGATGTCCACGGCAAGAACCATCATTGCGAGGGCGGTTTCGGCCGCTATGTCGACAGCATCCTGCTGCGCACCGGGCAGGGCGAGACCATCGAGGCCTCGCGCGAACAGAATTCCGATGCCTTCTTCGCGACCGTCGGCGGCATGGGCCTCACCGGGGTGATCCTCGAGGCGACGATGCGGCTACGACCGGTCGAAACGGGGTGGATCCGCGAGCGGGTGATCTCCGCATCCGATCTCGATGCCGCGATGCGCGCGCTCGATGCGGGCGATTCCGCGACCTATTCGGTGGCCTGGATCGATTGTGCCGCACGCGGCAGCGATCTCGGCCGCTCGCTGATCTATCTCGGCGAGCACGCAAGGACGGGCGAGATTGCCGACGGCGCCGGTGCATTTCCCGCCGGCAAAAATCCCGGCCTCGCGGTGCCCGTCGACCTGCCGTCGATGACGCTGAACCGCTACAGCATCCGCGCCTTCAACGAGCTCTACTACCGCATGGGCGCGCGGCGCGCCGGCGGCGGCCATGTGGTCTCGCTTTATCCCTATTTCTTCCCGCTCGACAGCATCGCCGACTGGAACCGCATCTACGGCCGGCGCGGCTTCCTCCAGCATCAATGCGTGATTCCGGAGCTGGGCGCCCGCGCCGTGCTCGGCGAGATCCTCGATCGCGTCGCCCGGCGCGGCGATGCCTCCTTCCTCGCGGTGCTCAAGAAACTTGGTCAGGGCGACGGCATCCTGTCGTTCCCGCTGCCCGGCTACACGCTGGCGCTGGATTTCCCGGTGAAGGGCGACATCCTGAATTTCCTCGACGAGATCGACCGCCTGGTCGTCGCCGCCGGCGGCCGGCTTTATCTGGCCAAGGATGCCCGCCAGTCGCGCGCCACGTTCGAAGCCGGCTATCCGGCCTTGCGGCGCTTCAACGCGATCCGCAAATCGCTCGATCCCGCCGGGACCATCCGCTCAAAACTTTCACAACGCCTGTTCGATGAGGTTTAA
- the infC gene encoding translation initiation factor IF-3 has product MRRPNKAPPVASKDGPRINDDIRNAQIQLIDQTGDNKGTVETVMAIRMAQEAGMDLVEISPNVSPPVCKIMDYGKYKYSAQKKAAEARKRQKIVEIKEIKLRPMIDDHDYDVKMRAMQRFFEEGDKVKITLRYRGREMAHQEIGTKLLDKIKNDVAELAKVEQDARFEGRQVVMVLAPR; this is encoded by the coding sequence ATTCGCCGTCCCAATAAAGCCCCGCCCGTTGCCAGCAAAGACGGGCCGCGCATCAATGATGATATTCGCAATGCGCAAATCCAGCTGATCGATCAGACCGGTGACAACAAGGGCACGGTCGAAACCGTCATGGCCATCCGTATGGCCCAGGAAGCTGGCATGGATCTGGTCGAGATTTCGCCGAATGTCAGCCCTCCCGTCTGCAAGATCATGGACTACGGGAAGTACAAGTATTCCGCCCAGAAAAAGGCCGCCGAAGCCCGCAAGCGGCAGAAGATCGTCGAGATCAAGGAGATCAAGCTCCGCCCGATGATCGACGACCACGATTACGACGTGAAGATGCGCGCGATGCAGCGGTTCTTCGAAGAGGGCGACAAGGTCAAGATCACGCTGCGCTATCGCGGCCGCGAAATGGCGCACCAGGAGATCGGCACCAAGCTTCTGGACAAGATCAAGAACGACGTCGCCGAGCTCGCCAAGGTCGAGCAGGACGCCAGGTTCGAGGGCCGTCAGGTCGTCATGGTGCTGGCGCCGCGCTGA
- the rplT gene encoding 50S ribosomal protein L20 yields MSRVKRGVTAHAKHKKVYKAAKGFYGRRKNTIRAAKPAVEKAQQYAFRDRKRKKRTFRALWIQRLNAAVRPFGLTYSRFIDGLAKSGITVDRKVLSDLAIHEPASFQAIAEKAKAALAA; encoded by the coding sequence ATGTCTCGCGTCAAACGCGGTGTGACCGCACACGCCAAGCACAAGAAAGTCTACAAGGCCGCCAAGGGCTTCTATGGCCGCCGCAAGAACACCATCCGCGCCGCCAAGCCGGCCGTGGAAAAGGCCCAGCAGTACGCGTTCCGTGATCGCAAGCGCAAGAAGCGGACTTTCCGCGCGCTCTGGATCCAGCGTCTCAACGCCGCTGTGCGTCCGTTCGGCCTGACCTACAGCCGATTTATCGACGGTCTCGCCAAGTCGGGCATCACCGTGGACCGCAAGGTGCTGTCGGATCTCGCGATCCACGAGCCCGCGTCGTTCCAGGCGATCGCCGAGAAGGCCAAGGCGGCGCTGGCCGCCTAA
- the pheS gene encoding phenylalanine--tRNA ligase subunit alpha → MSDLASLVQSILAQISAAGDEAALEAVRVASLGKKGSISALLATLGKMSPDERKTQGAAINQAKDEVTQALAARRDVLKSAALDARLASETIDVTLPLRDAPTEAGRIHPLSQVWDELTTIFADMGFSVAEGPDIETDDYNFTKLNFPEGHPAREMHDTFFFHPKEDGSRMLLRTHTSPVQVRTMLSQKPPIRVICPGRTYRIDSDATHTPQFHQVEGLVIDKHSHLGHLKWILHEFCKAFFEVDHINMRFRPSFFPFTEPSLEVDIQCRRDKGEIRFGEGEDWLEILGCGMVHPNVLRACGIDPDEYQGFAWGMGIDRIAMLKYGIADLRQLFDSDVRWLSHYGFKPLEVPTLAGGLSS, encoded by the coding sequence GTGTCCGACCTCGCCAGTCTCGTCCAATCCATCCTCGCGCAGATCAGTGCTGCCGGGGACGAAGCCGCCCTCGAAGCCGTCCGCGTCGCGTCCCTCGGCAAGAAGGGCTCGATCTCGGCGTTGCTTGCAACGCTCGGCAAGATGTCGCCGGACGAGCGCAAGACGCAAGGCGCCGCGATCAACCAGGCCAAGGACGAGGTCACCCAGGCCCTCGCCGCGCGGCGCGACGTGTTGAAGTCGGCGGCGCTCGATGCGCGGCTCGCATCCGAGACCATCGACGTCACCCTGCCGCTGCGCGATGCGCCGACAGAGGCCGGCCGCATCCATCCGCTGAGCCAGGTCTGGGACGAGTTGACGACGATCTTCGCCGACATGGGATTCTCGGTCGCGGAAGGCCCCGACATCGAGACCGACGACTACAACTTCACCAAGCTGAATTTCCCGGAAGGCCATCCCGCCCGCGAGATGCACGACACCTTCTTCTTCCATCCGAAGGAGGACGGCTCGCGCATGCTGCTGCGAACCCACACCTCGCCGGTGCAGGTGCGCACCATGCTGAGCCAGAAGCCGCCGATCCGCGTGATCTGCCCGGGCCGCACCTACCGCATCGATTCGGACGCGACCCACACGCCGCAATTCCACCAGGTCGAAGGCCTCGTCATCGACAAGCACTCGCATCTCGGCCACCTCAAATGGATCCTGCACGAGTTCTGCAAGGCGTTCTTCGAGGTCGACCACATCAACATGCGCTTCCGGCCGTCATTCTTCCCGTTCACCGAGCCGTCGCTGGAAGTCGACATCCAGTGCCGCCGCGACAAGGGCGAGATCCGGTTCGGCGAGGGCGAGGACTGGCTCGAGATTCTCGGCTGCGGCATGGTGCATCCGAACGTGCTGCGCGCCTGCGGCATCGATCCCGACGAGTACCAGGGCTTTGCCTGGGGCATGGGCATCGACCGCATCGCCATGCTGAAATACGGCATCGCCGATTTGCGCCAGCTGTTCGACAGCGACGTCCGCTGGCTGTCCCATTACGGCTTCAAGCCGCTCGAAGTGCCGACGCTTGCGGGAGGACTGAGCTCGTGA
- the queG gene encoding tRNA epoxyqueuosine(34) reductase QueG: MAGGRAGIADLRGPGLLNSDPTELKAALANEARALGFDCIGITASGTIENAGKHFLEFIASGGHGDMDWLAAHPERRVDPRGLWQDVRSVIMLGVNYGPDQDPLAILQQRTRAAISVYAQGDDYHDLIKKRLKALARWLVATAPSDVKVFVDTAAVMEKPLAQAAHLGWQGKHTNLVSREFGSWLFLGAIYTTLELPRDDAEIDHCGSCQACLDICPTSAFPAPYKLDARRCISYLTIENKGPIPRELRKAIGNRIYGCDDCLAACPWNKFAQEGREAKLAARDELRAPSLAELARLDDASFRALFTKSPVKRIGRDRFLRNVLVAIGNSGEAALAEEARRLLGDESALVRGAAVWALEQLVSREEFDAMKSAAASIEHDDSVREEWQAAS; encoded by the coding sequence ATGGCTGGCGGGCGTGCCGGCATCGCGGACCTACGTGGACCTGGACTTCTGAATTCCGATCCAACCGAATTGAAGGCAGCGCTTGCAAACGAGGCACGCGCGCTCGGCTTCGACTGCATCGGCATCACCGCATCCGGCACGATCGAAAACGCCGGAAAGCATTTTCTCGAATTCATCGCCTCGGGCGGCCATGGCGACATGGACTGGCTTGCAGCACACCCCGAGCGCCGCGTCGATCCGCGCGGGCTGTGGCAGGACGTACGCAGCGTCATCATGCTCGGCGTCAATTACGGGCCCGACCAGGATCCGCTCGCGATCCTGCAGCAGCGCACGCGCGCGGCGATCTCGGTCTATGCGCAGGGCGACGACTATCACGATCTCATCAAGAAGCGTCTGAAGGCATTGGCGCGCTGGCTGGTGGCGACCGCGCCATCGGACGTAAAGGTGTTCGTCGACACCGCGGCGGTGATGGAGAAGCCGTTGGCGCAAGCCGCGCATCTCGGCTGGCAGGGCAAGCACACCAATCTCGTCTCGCGCGAGTTCGGCTCCTGGCTATTCCTCGGCGCAATCTACACGACGCTCGAGCTGCCGCGCGACGACGCCGAGATCGATCATTGCGGCTCGTGCCAGGCGTGCCTCGACATCTGCCCGACGTCGGCGTTTCCGGCGCCCTACAAGCTCGATGCACGGCGCTGCATCTCGTATCTCACCATCGAGAACAAGGGACCGATCCCGCGCGAGCTTCGCAAAGCCATCGGCAACCGCATCTATGGCTGCGACGATTGCCTTGCGGCCTGTCCCTGGAACAAGTTCGCGCAGGAGGGACGCGAGGCAAAGCTCGCCGCGCGCGACGAATTGCGCGCGCCGTCGCTTGCCGAACTCGCACGCCTCGACGATGCATCGTTTCGCGCGCTGTTCACGAAGTCGCCGGTCAAGCGCATCGGCCGCGACCGCTTTTTGCGGAACGTGCTGGTCGCGATTGGTAACTCCGGTGAGGCAGCGCTGGCGGAAGAAGCGCGGCGATTGCTGGGCGATGAGAGCGCGTTGGTACGTGGCGCTGCGGTGTGGGCGCTGGAACAGCTGGTGTCGCGGGAAGAGTTCGATGCAATGAAGTCCGCGGCGGCGAGCATAGAGCACGACGACAGCGTGCGTGAGGAGTGGCAGGCCGCTTCCTAA
- a CDS encoding SDR family oxidoreductase, with protein sequence MTSRKSAIVLGGSSDIGRAAARAFAKAGYDVALAGRDVAALEPDAADLRARYNVEVGLRTFDVLDTASFEGFVSGLAALPDVVISIVGLLGVQQNAESDLAHATTIMRSNYEGPSLILGLFAEKFLARGSGTIVGVSSVAGDRGRASNYVYGSAKAGFSAFLSGLRARASRGGVHVVTVKPGFVRTKMTEGMKLIGPLTVEAPVVGDAILNAVEKKTDVIYVSGKWRLVMLIIKTLPEAVFKKLKF encoded by the coding sequence GTGACGTCACGCAAATCCGCAATTGTGCTCGGTGGCTCCTCCGATATCGGCCGCGCCGCCGCGCGCGCCTTTGCCAAGGCCGGATACGATGTCGCCCTCGCGGGCCGTGACGTCGCCGCACTCGAGCCTGATGCGGCCGATCTGCGCGCGCGCTACAATGTCGAGGTTGGCCTCCGCACATTCGATGTGCTCGATACCGCTTCGTTCGAGGGCTTTGTGAGCGGCCTTGCTGCGTTGCCTGATGTCGTCATCTCGATCGTCGGCCTACTGGGCGTGCAGCAAAATGCCGAGAGCGATCTCGCGCACGCCACCACGATCATGCGCTCGAACTACGAAGGCCCGTCGTTGATCCTCGGCCTGTTCGCAGAGAAATTTTTGGCGCGCGGCAGTGGCACGATTGTCGGCGTGTCCTCGGTCGCCGGCGATCGCGGCCGTGCCTCCAATTATGTCTACGGATCGGCGAAAGCAGGCTTCTCCGCCTTCCTGTCGGGCCTGCGCGCCCGCGCCAGCCGCGGTGGCGTTCACGTCGTCACGGTGAAGCCCGGCTTCGTCCGCACAAAAATGACGGAGGGCATGAAGCTGATCGGCCCGCTCACCGTCGAGGCGCCGGTCGTCGGCGATGCGATCCTCAACGCCGTCGAGAAGAAGACCGACGTCATCTATGTCAGCGGCAAATGGCGTCTCGTGATGCTGATCATCAAGACGCTGCCGGAAGCGGTGTTCAAGAAGCTGAAGTTTTGA
- a CDS encoding glutathione S-transferase family protein, with protein MFTLFHHPFCPHSRFIRLIAGEYGLELRLVEERSWERREAFLLLNAAGTTPVLVDKEQSPIPGAAIIAEYVDEAYGADMGPKRLMPETVAERVEVRRLMAWFNEKFFEEVSHPLVTERIYKRFMSEENGGGAPSADVMRAAKANVRYHLAYIGWLAQTRNFLAGDRLTYADLAAAAHLSAIDYLGDVPWSEDDAAKAWYARVKSRPSFRPLLSEWLAGVPASRTYVDLDF; from the coding sequence ATGTTTACGCTGTTTCATCATCCGTTCTGCCCGCATTCGCGTTTCATCCGCCTGATCGCGGGAGAATACGGGCTCGAATTGCGGCTGGTCGAAGAACGCAGCTGGGAGCGGCGCGAGGCATTTCTGCTGCTCAATGCGGCCGGCACCACGCCCGTCCTGGTGGACAAGGAACAATCGCCCATACCGGGCGCGGCGATCATCGCCGAATATGTCGACGAGGCCTATGGCGCCGACATGGGACCGAAGCGCCTGATGCCGGAAACGGTCGCCGAGCGCGTCGAGGTGCGCCGGCTGATGGCCTGGTTCAACGAAAAGTTCTTCGAGGAGGTCTCGCATCCTCTGGTCACCGAGCGCATCTACAAGCGCTTCATGAGCGAGGAGAACGGCGGCGGCGCGCCCTCGGCCGACGTGATGCGAGCCGCCAAGGCCAACGTGCGCTATCATCTGGCCTATATCGGCTGGCTGGCGCAGACGCGGAACTTCCTCGCCGGCGACCGGCTCACCTACGCGGATCTCGCCGCCGCGGCGCACCTCTCGGCGATCGACTATCTGGGCGACGTGCCATGGAGCGAGGACGACGCAGCAAAGGCGTGGTACGCGCGGGTGAAATCCCGCCCGTCGTTCCGTCCGCTGCTGAGCGAATGGCTGGCGGGCGTGCCGGCATCGCGGACCTACGTGGACCTGGACTTCTGA